The Argentina anserina chromosome 3, drPotAnse1.1, whole genome shotgun sequence genome includes a region encoding these proteins:
- the LOC126788266 gene encoding uncharacterized protein LOC126788266 yields the protein MTHASFTPRSSAYLDALTQEIEKKLQRALASPSLRRNLLQELFTDIALEIDERAKDIILSQEDDAIAPAEDCIYSQLCFHDVLAAYYVWKPESGKHILDLIVQLWSQSFASHIFALLFHKWLFEVQLDNSEVLLRFSSALVQGATNVFWIDIQSNLRRFESLFLYLLEDVALEPTRLNKIPVQVQRDLYLLLSRFIFFYNSVDKLESFLRQFPVFPNAFLVGGPADFFVIELADQLQKLKVEPVLLHYFSHIRVLQGMELRMATSTRLKSCLYSFTSPGGPMYPTRVVRHAAWDALDLLFPVGRYPRHLISLFFRLLYPWYWPASCWNFVMDCIKAVLYSLLSIIYSSIEKLKRPKF from the exons ATGACGCATGCTTCTTTCACGCCGCGAAGCTCGGCCTATCTCGACGCTCTCACTCAGGAAATCGAGAAGAAGCTCCAGCGG GCCCTAGCTTCTCCGTCGCTGCGGCGCAACTTGTTGCAGGAGCTGTTTACTGACATTGCGTTAGAGATTGATGAGCGGGCCAAAG ATATAATTCTCAGCCAGGAAGATGATGCAATTGCTCCTGCAGAGGATTGCATTTATAGTCAGCTATGCTTTCATGATGTGCTTGCTGCCTATTATGTTTGGAAACCTGAGAGCGGAAAACACATTCTTGATCTGATTGTCCAACTCTGGAGCCAGTCATTTGCATCTCATATTTTCGCCTTGTTATTTCACAAATGG CTTTTTGAAGTTCAACTTGACAACTCTGAAGTCCTTCTGCGATTCTCATCTGCTCTTGTTCAAGGGGCTACAAATGTTTTCTG GATTGACATTCAGTCAAATTTAAGGCGATTTGAATCCCTCTTTCTT TATCTTCTTGAGGATGTTGCCTTGGAACCCACCCGATTAAATAAAATTCCTGTACAG GTCCAGCGAGATCTGTATCTGTTACTGTCGAGGTTTATATTCTTTTATAACTCAG TTGACAAACTTGAGAGCTTCTTAAGGCAATTTCCCGTTTTCCCGAATGCTTTTCTGGTTGGTGGTCCTGCAGACTTCTTTGTTATTGAACTTGCAGATCAG CTTCAAAAACTGAAGGTGGAACCGGTATTGCTCCATTACTTCTCACACATTAGAGTTCTCCAGG GTATGGAGCTGAGAATGGCCACAAGTACAAGGTTAAAGAGTTGTTTGTATAGCTTCACTTCTCCTGGTGGTCCAATGTACCCGACAAGAGTTGTTCGTCATGCTGCCTGGGATGCTTTAGATTTGCTTTTCCCA GTTGGGCGATATCCTCGACATCTTATAAGCCTGTTCTTCCGATTGTTGTATCCATGGTACTGGCCCGCTTCTTGCTGGAACTTTGTGATGGATTGCATAAAGGCAGTATTGTATTCTTTATTGAGCATAATCTATTCAAGTATAGAGAAGCTGAAGAGGCCAAAGTTTTAA
- the LOC126788268 gene encoding histone H4 encodes MSGRGKGGKGLGKGGAKRHRKVLRDNIQGITKPAIRRLARRGGVKRISGLIYEETRGVLKIFLENVIRDAVTYTEHARRKTVTAMDVVYALKRQGRTLYGFGG; translated from the coding sequence ATGTCAGGCCGCGGCAAGGGAGGCAAGGGGTTGGGCAAGGGAGGAGCGAAGCGTCACAGGAAGGTGCTGAGGGATAACATCCAGGGCATCACCAAGCCCGCCATCCGCCGTCTCGCTCGCCGTGGCGGAGTCAAGCGTATCTCCGGCCTCATCTACGAGGAGACCAGAGGTGTCCTCAAGATCTTCCTCGAGAACGTCATCCGTGACGCCGTCACTTACACCGAGCACGCTCGCAGGAAGACCGTCACGGCCATGGACGTCGTCTATGCGCTCAAGAGGCAGGGAAGGACCCTTTACGGATTTGGGGGTTAA
- the LOC126788267 gene encoding UDP-glucuronic acid decarboxylase 6 encodes MATNSSNGDHPITTKQPPLPSPLRFSKFFQSNMRILVTGGAGFIGSHLVDRLMENEKNEVIVVDNYFNGSKDNLKKWIGHPRFELIRHDVTETLLVEVDRIYHLACPASPIFYKYNPVKTIKTNVIGTLNMLGLAKRVGARILLTSTSEVYGDPLVHPQPESYWGNVNPIGVRSCYDEGKRVAETLMFDYHRQHGIEIRIARIFNTYGPRMNIDDGRVVSNFIAQALRDEPLTVQNPGTQTRSFCYVSDMVDGLIRLMEGEHTGPINIGNPGEFTMLELAETVKELINPQVEIKRVENTPDDPRQRKPDITKAKELLRWEPKITLREGLPLMEEDFRLRLGAAKKN; translated from the exons ATGGCAACCAATTCCTCCAATGGTGATCACCCTATTACAACAAAGCAGCCTCCTTTGCCATCCCCTCTGCgtttttccaaattttttcAG TCCAATATGAGAATATTAGTTACTGGAGGAGCTGGATTCATCGGTTCTCATCTGGTTGACAGATTAatggaaaatgaaaagaatgag GTTATTGTTGTTGATAACTACTTCAATGGCTCCAAGGACAATCTTAAAAAATGGATTGGTCATCCCAGATTTGAGCTTATTCGTCATG ATGTAACTGAGACATTGTTGGTTGAGGTTGATCGGATATACCATCTTGCATGCCCAGCTTCTCCAATTTTCTACAAATACAATCCTGTAAAG acaataaaaacaaatgtGATTGGTACTCTAAACATGCTTGGACTTGCCAAGCGAGTTGGAGCAAG GATTTTGCTGACATCAACTTCAGAGGTATATGGAGATCCCCTTGTGCACCCACAACCTGAGAGCTATTGGGGTAATGTTAATCCAATTG GAGTGAGGAGCTGTTATGATGAGGGCAAGCGTGTTGCTGAGACTTTGATGTTTGATTATCATCGGCAACATGGGATAG AAATTCGCATTGCTAGAATTTTCAACACATATGGCCCTCGCATGAATATTGATGATGGGCGTGTAGTTAGCAACTTCATAGCCCAAGCACTTCG AGATGAACCTCTGACGGTCCAAAACCCTGGAACTCAAACTCGCAGTTTCTGTTATGTTTCTGACATG GTTGATGGCCTCATCCGTCTCATGGAAGGAGAGCACACTGGACCCATCAACATTGGAAACCCAG GTGAATTCACAATGCTCGAACTTGCAGAGACAGTGAAGGAG CTCATCAACCCGCAAGTAGAGATTAAGAGGGTGGAGAACACTCCTGATGATCCAAGACAAAGGAAACCCGACATCACAAAGGCAAAAGAATTGTTGCGATGGGAGCCAAAAATAACGTTAAGGGAAGGTCTGCCTCTAATGGAGGAGGATTTCCGTCTGAGGCTCGGAGCAGCCAAAAAGAACTAA
- the LOC126785759 gene encoding vacuolar protein sorting-associated protein 53 A-like has protein sequence MDKSTTLDYINQMVPTEESLTDVKPLMQKIHNEILRVDAKILAVVRQQSNSGTKAKEDLAAARQDVEELMYKIREIKTKAEQSETMVQEMSRH, from the exons ATGGACAAGTCCACCACTCTCGATTACATCAACCAGATGGTCCCCACAG AAGAATCGCTCACCGACGTCAAGCCGCTAATGCAAAAGATTCACAATGAGATTCTCCGCGTCGATGCCAAAATTCTAGCCGTCGTTCGTCAACAG AGCAATTCAGGGACCAAGGCCAAGGAGGATCTTGCTGCCGCAAGGCAAGATGTGGAG GAACTCATGTATAAGATCAGGGAGATCAAAACGAAAGCTGAGCAGAGTGAGACTATGGTTCAGGAGATGTCGCGACATTAA
- the LOC126788269 gene encoding histone H4: MSGRGKGGKGLGKGGAKRHRKVLRDNIQGITKPAIRRLARRGGVKRISGLIYEETRGVLKIFLENVIRDAVTYTEHARRKTVTAMDVVYALKRQGRTLYGFGG; encoded by the coding sequence ATGTCAGGCCGCGGCAAGGGAGGCAAGGGGTTGGGCAAGGGAGGAGCGAAGCGTCACAGGAAGGTGCTGAGGGATAACATCCAGGGCATCACCAAGCCCGCCATCCGCCGTCTCGCTCGCCGTGGCGGAGTCAAGCGTATCTCCGGCCTCATCTACGAGGAGACCAGGGGTGTCCTCAAGATCTTTCTCGAGAACGTCATCCGTGACGCCGTCACTTACACCGAGCACGCTCGCAGGAAGACCGTCACGGCCATGGACGTCGTCTATGCGCTCAAGAGGCAGGGAAGGACCCTTTACGGATTTGGGGGTTAA
- the LOC126788263 gene encoding ACT domain-containing protein ACR9-like, whose product MGIPSDDVVVIEKAILPGEPCVITVNCPDKTGLGCDICRIILDFGLYIKKADFSTDGIWCYVVLWVVPRPSSTAVKWSNLENQLLSVCPSCSVPYYFYPQTTSSSPAVYLLKFLCSDRNGLLHDVTEILSDLELAIQMVKVTTTPDDRVLDLFFITDNMELLHTKERQDGTLKQLQAVLGESCTGCELQLVGPEYDPHHAIHSLSPVVAEELFRCELLDKEIRSQALSPDMAKLKNASVTIDNSLSPAHTLLQIHCADHKGLLYDIMRTLKDSNIKIAYGRFSPPAKGYRDLELFVQQKDGKKIQHPEEQNALCWSLKVEMLHPLRVVIANRGPDTELLVANPVELSGKGRPLVFYDVTRVLKDLKICIFSAEIGRRISASDREWEVYSFLLEENSKFQFSNMVAKNQIVDRVRRTLMGW is encoded by the exons ATGGGAATTCCGAGCGACGATGTCGTCGTTATCGAGAAAGCGATACTCCCCGGCGAGCCCTGCGTCATCACTGTTAATTGCCCCGACAAGACCGGCCTGGGCTGTGATATCTGCAGAATCATCCTTGATTTTGGGCTCTACATTAAGAAAGCAG ATTTTTCGACTGATGGGATATGGTGCTACGTTGTACTATGGGTGGTTCCTCGTCCCAGCTCGACAGCGGTGAAATGGTCGAATTTGGAGAACCAGCTCCTATCAGTGTGCCCTTCATGTTCTGTTCCATACTACTTCTACCCCCAGACTACAAGTTCGTCCCCTGCAGTTTATCTCTTAAAGTTTCTTTGCTCTGACCGTAATGGATTACTGCATG ATGTGACTGAAATTCTGTCTGATCTTGAGCTTGCAATTCAAATGGTGAAAGTGACAACAACGCCAGATGACAGGGTCTTGGACCTGTTCTTCATAACTGATAACAT GGAGCTTCTACACACAAAGGAACGCCAAGATGGGACATTGAAACAGTTGCAAGCTGTATTGGGTGAGTCGTGTACCGGTTGCGAACTTCAATTGGTAGGTCCTGAATATGATCCCCACCACGCCATCCATTCTTTATCTCCTGTAGTAGCTGAAGAGCTATTCAGATGTGAGCTACTGGATAAAGAAATCCGATCTCAAGCTCTTAGTCCAGATATGGCGAAATTAAAGAATGCCAGTGTGACAATAGACAACTCATTAAGCCCAGCGCACACATTACTTCAGATCCACTGTGCTGATCACAAGGGTCTCTTGTATGACATTATGAGAACTTTGAAAGACAGCAACATCAAG ATAGCTTATGGTAGATTTTCTCCACCAGCAAAAGGGTATCGGGATCTAGAACTTTTTGTTCAGCAAAAGGATGGGAAAAAAATTCAGCATCCGGAGGAGCAGAATGCTTTGTGTTGGAGTTTGAAGGTGGAGATGCTGCATCCTCTGCGTGTTGTCATTGCAAACCGAGGGCCTGATACAGAATTGTTGGTTGCTAATCCAGTTGAGCTATCTGGAAAGGGGCGACCACTAGTTTTCTATGATGTTACACGGGTTCTAAAAGATCTAAAGATCTGCATTTTCTCG GCTGAAATTGGAAGGAGGATCTCAGCATCAGATCGTGAATGGGAGGTGTATAGTTTTCTGTTGGAGGAGAATTCCAAATTTCAGTTCTCAAATATGGTAGCTAAAAATCAGATTGTAGATAGAGTTAGACGAACACTGATGGGATGGTGA
- the LOC126788265 gene encoding dnaJ protein homolog has protein sequence MFGGRRAPKNIDNSKYYEILGVSKNASPEEIKKAYKKAAIKNHPDKGGDPEKFKESAQAYEVLSDPEKREIYDQYGEDGLNDRFQGSPHDIFSSFFGGGSPFGGMPDCSSRGRRQRRGEDVIRPLHVSLEDLYLGTSRKLSLSRNVLCSKCEGKGSKSGATAKCRGCRGTGMKVTTRHIGPGMVQQMQHACNECNGTGETIGYKDRCGQCNGEKVFQEKKVLEVHVEKGMQNGQKITFSGESDEAPDTVTGDLIFVLKQKEHSKFKREMDDLYVEHSLSLTEALCGFEFVLNHLDGRKLLIKSNPGEVVKPGSFKAVNDEGMPMHQRSFMKGKLFIHFSVEFPKTLSLEKVKALEVVLPSDASSQKLKDMELDECEETTLHDVNMHEEKRRKQQQAHSEAYEEDDMPGGQKVQCAQQ, from the coding sequence ATGTTTGGAGGACGTAGGGCGCCGAAGAATATTGACAACTCCAAGTACTATGAGATTCTTGGAGTTTCCAAGAATGCTTCACCTGAAGAGATCAAGAAGGCTTACAAGAAAGCCGCCATCAAGAACCATCCTGACAAGGGCGGAGATCCTGAAAAATTCAAAGAGTCGGCTCAGGCTTATGAGGTTCTGAGTGACCCGGAGAAGCGTGAAATATATGATCAGTATGGTGAGGATGGACTCAATGACAGATTTCAAGGAAGCCCACATGACATCTTCTCGTCTTTCTTTGGTGGTGGCAGCCCATTTGGAGGCATGCCGGATTGTAGTAGCAGAGGAAGGAGACAGAGACGTGGAGAAGATGTGATTCGCCCACTGCATGTCTCTTTGGAAGACCTATATCTTGGAACCTCGAGAAAACTTTCGCTGTCTCGCAATGTGTTGTGCTCCAAGTGCGAAGGCAAGGGGTCAAAATCCGGAGCCACGGCCAAGTGCCGAGGTTGCCGAGGAACTGGTATGAAGGTCACTACTAGGCATATTGGACCCGGTATGGTTCAACAGATGCAGCATGCTTGCAATGAATGCAACGGTACCGGAGAGACCATCGGCTACAAGGATCGCTGTGGACAGTGCAATGGAGAGAAGGTTTTTCAGGAGAAGAAGGTCTTGGAAGTCCATGTGGAGAAGGGTATGCAAAATGGACAGAAGATCACATTTTCTGGTGAATCTGATGAAGCTCCTGACACAGTCACTGGTGATTTAATTTTCGTCCTTAAACAGAAGGAACATTCAAAGTTCAAGAGAGAGATGGACGACCTTTACGTGGAGCACTCTTTGTCACTCACAGAGGCTCTATGTGGTTTTGAGTTTGTGCTGAACCATTTGGATGGCAGGAAGCTACTTATTAAATCAAACCCAGGTGAAGTTGTGAAGCCTGGTTCGTTTAAGGCTGTAAATGATGAGGGTATGCCAATGCACCAGAGGTCATTCATGAAGGGCAAGCTGTTCATTCATTTCTCAGTGGAATTCCCTAAAACTCTGAGCCTTGAGAAGGTCAAGGCTTTGGAAGTTGTTCTTCCGTCAGATGCATCGTCTCAGAAGCTGAAAGATATGGAATTGGATGAGTGTGAGGAGACGACTCTGCATGATGTGAACATGCatgaggagaagaggaggaaaCAGCAACAGGCGCATTCAGAGGCCTATGAGGAAGACGACATGCCTGGTGGTCAGAAGGTGCAGTGTGCACAACAGTGA
- the LOC126788270 gene encoding uncharacterized protein LOC126788270, which produces MTGFGKGGKGLGKGGPDIHRLARRGGVYHISSLIYEETRGVLKIFLENVIRDAVTYTEHACRKTVTAMEVFYALKRQGRTLYGFRG; this is translated from the exons ATGACAGGGTTTGGTAAGGGAGGCAAGGGGTTAGGGAAAGGAGGA CCCGACATTCACCGTTTGGCTCGCCGTGGCGGAGTCTATCATATCTCTAGCCTCATCTACGAGGAGACCAGAGGTGTCCTCAAGATCTTTCTCGAGAACGTCATCCGTGACGCCGTCACTTACACCGAGCACGCTTGCAGGAAGACCGTCACTGCCATGGAAGTCTTTTATGCTCTCAAGAGGCAGGGAAGGACCCTCTACGGATTTAGGGGTTGA
- the LOC126788271 gene encoding ATP synthase small subunit 6, mitochondrial: MRKFDPWPVFFKREWSRNWPFLVGFAITGTLITKFSLGLTEEDAKNSPFVQRHKR, encoded by the exons ATGAGGAAGTTCGATCCATGGCCGGTTTTCTTCAAGAGGGAATGGAGCCGCAACTGGCCCTTCCTCGTCGGCTTCGCCATCACCGGAACCCTCATCACCAAGTTCTCCCTCGGCCTCACTG AGGAAGATGCCAAGAACTCACCCTTCGTTCAGAGGCACAAGAG GTGA